The following are from one region of the Littorina saxatilis isolate snail1 linkage group LG2, US_GU_Lsax_2.0, whole genome shotgun sequence genome:
- the LOC138959970 gene encoding complement C1q subcomponent subunit C-like, which produces MNLPLALFLAFFNLLPDAHTATYYVKGDNCNNCCRGLPGPQGVPGLPGLHGGRGQDGNTGPKGEKGETGLIGQTGPQGVAGEDGNKGHRGRKGVKGECGPPGAAGPKGDLGPQGPPGDKGQKGYKGEKGARPPRIAFTVSRSEPLGPVMQKTPVTFDKIHTNQGDSFDVYSSHFICKINGTYFFTVHVLSAENRTAYGWIMLNNDHQMAFHGDAQAFHGTGSNTIILHLVREDHVWVQLNENSSLLNHFSSFSGHILFED; this is translated from the exons ATGAATCTTCCACTGGCCTTGTTCCTGGCTTTCTTCAATCTGCTGCCTGACGCCCACACCGCCACCTACTATgtgaagggagataactgcaaCAACTGCTGCCGAGGGCTGCCGGGGCCGCAAGGAGTGCCTGGCCTTCCCGGGCTGCACGGAGGGAGGGGCCAGGACGGGAACACTGGGCCCAagggagagaagggggagacGGGGCTTATAGGGCAAACAG GACCGCAAGGGGTTGCAGGGGAAGATGGAAATAAGGGTCACAGGGGTCGCAAAGGTGTGAAAGGGGAATGCGGTCCGCCTGGAGCAGCCGGACCTAAAGGTGACCTTGGACCTCAAGGTCCCCCGGGTGACAAAGGTCAGAAAGGTTACAAGGGTGAAAAGGGTGCCCGTCCACCCCGCATCGCCTTCACGGTCAGCCGCAGCGAACCCCTCGGACCGGTGATGCAGAAGACGCCCGTGACCTTTGACAAAATTCACACCAACCAGGGTGACAGTTTCGACGTCTACTCTTCTCACTTCATCTGCAAAATCAACGGCACGTACTTCTTCACGGTTCACGTCCTGAGTGCCGAGAACCGCACAGCCTATGGATGGATCATGCTCAACAACGACCACCAGATGGCGTTCCACGGAGACGCTCAGGCTTTTCACGGAACCGGCAGCAACACCATTATTCTTCATCTTGTGCGCGAAGACCATGTGTGGGTTCAACTCAATGAAAACTCGTCCCTTCTCAACCATTTTTCTTCCTTCTCTGGGCACATTCTCTTTGAGGACTGA